The following are from one region of the Polyangium spumosum genome:
- a CDS encoding ABC1 kinase family protein — translation MLKKKLIPTPLVVHSTGKGRPPKPIKRSRVFYIFGMVLRVVWFLAMRRLRRPAGPGGKYTYEALGRSITASFERLGGLWIKAAQIIAMRRDILPKEFCDHLSRLHDRAHGFPGAVACKIIEEDLGRPIDEVFKHFETEPIAAASIGQVHIGWLRESGVKVAVKVQRPNIVDSFRQDLAILRGYFTLLRLFRFMTYARWDEMFEGLQQTLVEELDYRLEVASMRRMRRTLKQEGIYAPKAFTQYCTKRVLTMEYLDGVLMSDYIHVLVNDPARAKAWCKENKIKPKRFGRRLYLSMIKQIFEDNLLHADLHPGNIMMLRKSRVAYIDFGTVSILDAGLLTKYNLALRALWRKDFSKYADAYFTMVPGIPVDVDLDVVRKEMIRDMERWESLTDVKGVPYDQRSLTALNAAITSIIGRYRFPPEWAILRLLRTMTALDASFRFVIPDIDFYKVMNRFYAAQRIRVFKRMASKRVREDVSVAVNDLMKVPPMLAENMIFQADLIRKRAMSFQAGLSKAAAVGKALVGTLLNLGLIATIFIVARYASKQHNVGKSTMSQLPVRDVFASMPSLPPGMWIVVIILSLYLLRSLMKLGKVLGVTGVGTNPFLNGSGS, via the coding sequence ATGCTCAAGAAGAAGTTGATCCCCACCCCGCTCGTGGTTCATTCCACGGGCAAAGGGCGTCCGCCGAAGCCCATCAAGCGGTCTCGGGTGTTCTACATCTTCGGGATGGTCCTGCGGGTGGTATGGTTTCTCGCGATGAGGCGGCTGCGCCGGCCGGCGGGGCCGGGCGGGAAGTATACCTACGAGGCGCTCGGCAGGTCCATCACGGCCTCGTTCGAGAGGCTCGGCGGGCTCTGGATCAAGGCGGCGCAGATCATCGCGATGCGGCGGGACATCCTGCCGAAGGAGTTCTGCGATCACCTCTCGCGGCTGCACGACCGGGCGCACGGGTTCCCGGGCGCCGTAGCGTGCAAGATCATCGAGGAGGATCTCGGACGTCCGATCGATGAGGTCTTCAAGCATTTCGAGACGGAGCCGATCGCGGCGGCGTCGATCGGACAGGTCCATATCGGGTGGCTGCGGGAGTCGGGCGTCAAGGTGGCCGTGAAGGTCCAGCGGCCGAACATCGTGGACTCCTTCCGCCAGGATCTGGCGATCTTGCGCGGGTACTTCACGCTTCTCCGTCTCTTTCGTTTCATGACGTATGCCCGCTGGGACGAGATGTTCGAGGGGCTTCAGCAGACCCTCGTCGAGGAGCTCGACTATCGCCTGGAGGTAGCGTCGATGCGCCGCATGCGGCGCACGTTGAAGCAGGAGGGGATCTACGCGCCCAAGGCTTTCACGCAATATTGCACGAAGCGCGTCTTGACGATGGAGTACCTCGACGGCGTCTTGATGAGCGATTACATCCACGTGCTCGTCAACGACCCGGCACGCGCGAAGGCCTGGTGCAAGGAGAACAAGATCAAGCCGAAGAGATTCGGTCGCCGCTTGTACCTCAGCATGATCAAACAGATCTTCGAGGACAACCTGCTCCACGCCGATCTCCACCCCGGAAACATCATGATGCTCCGAAAGAGCCGGGTCGCGTACATCGACTTCGGCACCGTCAGCATTCTGGATGCCGGTCTGCTCACGAAATACAACCTGGCGCTCAGGGCCCTGTGGAGAAAGGATTTCAGCAAGTACGCGGACGCGTATTTCACGATGGTCCCCGGCATCCCGGTGGACGTGGACCTCGACGTGGTTCGCAAAGAGATGATCCGCGACATGGAGCGGTGGGAGAGCCTGACGGACGTCAAGGGCGTCCCTTATGACCAGCGCTCGCTCACGGCGCTGAACGCGGCCATTACTTCGATCATCGGCAGATACAGGTTCCCGCCCGAGTGGGCCATCCTCCGCTTGCTTCGCACGATGACGGCGCTCGACGCATCGTTCCGATTCGTGATTCCGGACATCGATTTTTACAAGGTCATGAACCGCTTCTATGCTGCCCAGCGAATTCGGGTGTTCAAGCGCATGGCGTCGAAGCGGGTCCGCGAGGACGTCTCGGTCGCGGTGAACGATCTGATGAAAGTCCCGCCGATGCTCGCGGAGAACATGATCTTCCAGGCGGACCTCATCCGCAAGCGTGCGATGAGCTTTCAAGCGGGGCTCTCGAAGGCCGCGGCCGTTGGCAAGGCGCTCGTCGGCACGCTGCTCAACCTGGGGCTCATCGCGACGATCTTCATCGTCGCACGGTATGCCTCCAAGCAGCATAACGTGGGCAAATCGACGATGTCGCAACTGCCCGTGCGCGATGTCTTCGCATCCATGCCGTCGCTCCCGCCGGGGATGTGGATCGTCGTCATCATCCTCTCCCTGTACCTCTTGCGGAGCTTGATGAAGCTAGGGAAGGTACTCGGTGTCACTGGCGTCGGGACAAACCCGTTCCTCAATGGCAGCGGATCGTAG
- a CDS encoding type I polyketide synthase, with the protein MTIHDHEPVGTYGLSRVKRALLALRASRDKIESLERAKHEPIAIVGMSCRFPAGGADPESFFGALLDGADGVVRIPEERWAVEDLVANKPELRWGAMLEGVDRFDAGFFEISPREASRLDPQQRLLLEVTWEALERAGQRAESLLGSRTGVFVGMNSADYMLVLRDAKAYDAYTLTGNMGSTAAGRVSYTLGLQGPCLTIDTACSSSLVAVHLACQSLRQGESDLAIAAGVIVMLDAAWGVLMAETQALSPDGRCRTFDAKANGFVGGEGCGVVVLKRLSDARRDGDPILAVIRGSAVNQDGRSTGLTAPNVLSQQAMLREALANARVAPEDVGYVETHGTGTSLGDPIEFDALKAVLGVPRANGSRCALGAVKTNIGHLGPAAGMAGLIKAVSCMRHGSIPRNLHFETLNPRISIEGTPFVIPTETLPWERGDKPRIAGVSSFGISGTNAHVVLEEAPRDEVHEGPPAASALLLPLSAKSEQALRDLGRVYHAWLTRGEGRSVELVDLVSTASLRRSHHAVRLSVVGSSKDEIAAALDAFVRDESPPGLVTGKVLPGAPRVVFVFPGQGSQWLGMGRRLLGVEGAFRAALEACDVAIQREAGFSVLAELEADEERSRFAEIDVVQPLLFAIEVGLAALWRSWGVEPAAVVGHSMGEVGAAYVAGALSLEDAARVICRRSRLLRTVSGKGAMALVELPMAECEALLASRTDRLSVAVSNGPRSTVLAGDPAALDEVLAGLEARGVFCRRVKVDVASHSPQMDPLRAELVTALSGIAPARANLPMRSTVTGERLVGDELVAEYWADNLRKPVLFSRVTQELMREGHTIFIEMSPHPILLPAVEENFGATGVEGAVVASLRRQADEQRSLLESLGALHVHGYPLDFRRFGGVGGRVVELPMYPWQKERYWFDTLPARRLPAPAARVSLQGLSPVERVATLERFVQEQISAVVHMDVEALDIRTPLRSLGLDSLMGLEVRRRLEAGLGVRLSATLSWQFADMRELATHLLEKLPAPEADAGAPATAIGTAKAPVSLPLSLDPSVWVRRPCPRPDARVRLFCLPYAGVGASRFRAWPEMVPPWIEVCPIQLPGREDRLREPAFDAMGPLVDALTPMLEGFLDLPFALFGCSVGGLVAFELSRALRARYGVTPRHLFVAACAAPDRANPMQAQLSSLISTDGTGPEAIASLRELGLLTASAVTDTELLAAVWPTMRADLTLALGYRFRVGGLSDAPVTALGGVEDRGVGRGDLGPWYAMTNGAFQLMMMNGGHLFMDTSPRELLEIVCRALRP; encoded by the coding sequence ATGACCATCCACGACCACGAGCCCGTAGGGACGTACGGCCTCTCCCGCGTCAAGCGCGCGCTGCTCGCGCTTCGCGCCTCGCGGGACAAGATCGAGTCGCTCGAGCGCGCCAAGCACGAGCCCATCGCGATCGTCGGCATGTCGTGCCGGTTCCCCGCGGGCGGCGCGGATCCGGAGAGTTTTTTCGGGGCGCTCCTCGACGGCGCGGACGGCGTCGTGCGGATCCCGGAGGAGCGCTGGGCCGTCGAGGATCTCGTGGCGAACAAGCCCGAACTCAGGTGGGGCGCGATGCTCGAGGGCGTCGATCGGTTCGACGCGGGCTTCTTCGAGATCTCGCCGCGGGAGGCGTCGCGGCTCGATCCGCAGCAGCGGCTCTTGCTCGAGGTGACGTGGGAGGCGCTCGAGCGCGCTGGCCAGCGCGCCGAATCGCTCCTCGGGAGCCGAACGGGGGTGTTCGTCGGGATGAACTCGGCGGACTACATGCTGGTGCTCCGCGACGCCAAGGCGTACGACGCGTACACGTTGACGGGGAACATGGGCAGCACGGCGGCCGGCCGTGTCTCGTATACGCTCGGGCTGCAAGGACCTTGTCTCACCATCGACACCGCGTGCTCGTCCTCGCTCGTCGCGGTGCACCTCGCTTGTCAGAGCCTCCGCCAAGGCGAGAGCGACCTCGCGATCGCGGCCGGGGTCATCGTCATGCTCGACGCAGCGTGGGGCGTGCTCATGGCGGAAACGCAGGCGCTCTCGCCGGACGGCCGGTGCCGGACGTTCGACGCGAAAGCGAATGGGTTCGTCGGGGGTGAGGGGTGCGGGGTCGTGGTGCTGAAGCGGCTCTCGGACGCGCGCCGCGACGGAGATCCGATCCTCGCGGTGATCCGCGGCTCGGCGGTGAACCAGGATGGCCGCTCGACGGGCCTCACGGCGCCGAACGTGCTCTCGCAGCAGGCGATGCTCCGCGAGGCGCTCGCGAACGCGCGCGTCGCGCCGGAGGACGTCGGGTATGTCGAGACTCACGGCACGGGAACTTCGCTCGGCGACCCGATCGAGTTCGATGCGCTCAAGGCGGTGCTCGGGGTGCCACGCGCCAATGGCTCGCGGTGCGCGCTCGGGGCCGTGAAGACCAACATCGGCCACCTCGGGCCCGCAGCAGGCATGGCGGGGCTCATCAAGGCCGTCTCGTGCATGCGGCACGGGTCGATCCCGAGGAACCTCCACTTCGAAACGCTGAATCCGCGGATCTCGATCGAGGGCACGCCGTTCGTCATTCCAACCGAGACGTTGCCCTGGGAGAGAGGCGACAAGCCGCGAATCGCCGGGGTGAGCTCCTTCGGAATCAGCGGGACGAACGCGCACGTGGTCCTGGAGGAGGCGCCGCGGGACGAAGTGCACGAGGGGCCACCGGCTGCGTCGGCCCTGCTCTTGCCGCTCTCGGCGAAGAGCGAGCAGGCGCTCCGCGACCTCGGGCGCGTCTATCACGCGTGGCTGACGAGGGGCGAAGGTCGCTCGGTCGAACTCGTCGACCTCGTCTCGACGGCGTCGTTGCGTCGAAGCCACCACGCCGTTCGGCTCAGCGTGGTGGGCTCTTCGAAGGACGAGATCGCAGCGGCGCTCGATGCGTTCGTCCGGGACGAGTCACCTCCCGGGCTCGTCACGGGCAAAGTCCTCCCGGGGGCGCCGAGGGTGGTGTTTGTCTTTCCTGGACAGGGCTCGCAGTGGCTGGGGATGGGGCGGAGGTTGCTCGGCGTGGAGGGAGCGTTTCGCGCGGCGCTCGAGGCGTGCGACGTCGCGATCCAGCGCGAGGCGGGGTTCTCGGTGCTCGCGGAGCTCGAGGCCGACGAGGAGCGCTCGCGGTTCGCGGAGATCGACGTCGTGCAGCCCTTGCTCTTTGCCATCGAGGTCGGGCTCGCGGCGCTGTGGCGGTCGTGGGGCGTCGAGCCTGCGGCGGTCGTCGGGCATAGCATGGGCGAAGTCGGTGCGGCGTATGTGGCGGGCGCACTCTCGCTCGAAGACGCCGCGAGGGTCATCTGTCGACGAAGCCGTCTGCTCCGGACCGTGAGCGGCAAGGGGGCGATGGCGCTCGTCGAGCTGCCGATGGCCGAGTGCGAGGCGTTGCTCGCCAGTCGGACCGATCGGTTGAGCGTCGCGGTGAGCAATGGCCCTCGCTCGACGGTGCTAGCGGGGGATCCGGCGGCGCTCGACGAGGTCCTGGCCGGGCTCGAGGCGCGGGGGGTGTTTTGCAGGCGGGTGAAGGTGGACGTCGCGTCGCATAGCCCGCAGATGGATCCTTTGCGCGCGGAGCTCGTCACGGCGCTTTCGGGGATCGCACCAGCGAGGGCAAACCTGCCGATGCGCTCCACGGTGACGGGGGAGCGGCTCGTGGGGGACGAGCTCGTCGCCGAGTACTGGGCGGACAACCTGCGCAAGCCCGTGCTTTTCTCGCGCGTGACGCAAGAGCTCATGCGCGAAGGGCATACGATTTTCATCGAGATGAGTCCGCACCCGATCCTGCTCCCGGCGGTGGAGGAGAATTTCGGTGCGACGGGCGTCGAGGGCGCGGTCGTCGCGTCGCTCCGGCGGCAGGCCGATGAGCAAAGGAGCCTGCTCGAATCACTCGGGGCACTTCATGTCCACGGATACCCTCTAGATTTCCGGAGGTTTGGTGGGGTCGGCGGGCGCGTCGTCGAGCTGCCGATGTATCCGTGGCAGAAGGAGCGGTACTGGTTCGACACGCTGCCTGCGCGGCGCCTCCCTGCGCCGGCCGCGCGGGTTTCTCTTCAAGGCCTCTCGCCTGTGGAGCGGGTCGCGACCTTGGAGCGGTTCGTCCAGGAGCAGATCTCCGCGGTCGTGCATATGGATGTCGAGGCGCTCGACATTCGCACGCCCCTGCGGTCGCTCGGGCTCGACTCGCTCATGGGCCTCGAGGTTCGCCGTCGGCTGGAGGCTGGGCTCGGGGTGCGGCTCTCGGCGACGTTGTCATGGCAATTCGCCGATATGCGAGAACTCGCGACGCACCTGCTCGAAAAGCTGCCTGCGCCGGAGGCGGACGCGGGCGCTCCTGCCACAGCGATTGGGACGGCCAAGGCGCCCGTGTCATTGCCGCTCTCTCTGGATCCTTCGGTCTGGGTTCGAAGGCCCTGCCCGCGGCCGGACGCGCGCGTACGGCTCTTCTGCCTGCCTTATGCCGGCGTCGGGGCCTCGCGGTTTCGGGCTTGGCCGGAGATGGTCCCTCCCTGGATCGAAGTTTGCCCGATTCAGCTCCCGGGACGCGAGGATCGGCTCCGGGAGCCGGCGTTCGACGCGATGGGGCCGCTCGTCGACGCGCTCACCCCGATGCTCGAGGGGTTCTTGGATCTTCCATTCGCTCTCTTCGGCTGTAGCGTGGGGGGGCTTGTCGCGTTCGAGCTCTCGCGTGCGCTCCGGGCACGATATGGCGTGACGCCGCGGCATCTGTTCGTCGCTGCTTGCGCCGCTCCAGATCGCGCGAATCCGATGCAGGCCCAGCTCTCTTCGTTGATCTCGACGGACGGGACGGGCCCGGAGGCGATCGCATCGCTGCGCGAGCTTGGATTGCTCACGGCGTCGGCGGTCACGGACACGGAGCTCCTCGCGGCGGTCTGGCCGACGATGCGAGCGGACCTCACGCTGGCGCTCGGATATCGCTTCCGGGTCGGGGGGCTCTCCGATGCCCCGGTGACGGCGCTCGGCGGCGTCGAGGATCGAGGGGTGGGCCGCGGGGATCTCGGGCCCTGGTATGCGATGACGAACGGTGCTTTTCAACTGATGATGATGAACGGCGGGCACCTCTTCATGGATACCTCGCCGAGAGAGCTTTTGGAAATCGTCTGCCGGGCGCTGCGACCGTAG
- a CDS encoding excisionase family DNA-binding protein produces the protein MGGAPGEGFVERSAGTMHDRRAQLEAMRALVEAELAKLSFSSESNQPPPSSVPAFMTVEEYARRIRVRPATVRRMVREENLPHVRPRPRLIRIRVRDADQWVAARASGALARRRAAVEARRGAAS, from the coding sequence ATGGGCGGGGCTCCAGGGGAGGGTTTTGTCGAAAGGAGCGCCGGGACCATGCACGATCGTCGTGCCCAGCTCGAAGCCATGCGCGCGCTCGTCGAGGCAGAGCTCGCCAAGCTTTCTTTTTCGTCCGAGTCGAATCAACCACCACCGTCGTCCGTGCCCGCATTCATGACCGTCGAGGAGTACGCGCGGCGGATCCGAGTCCGGCCGGCGACGGTCCGCCGCATGGTGCGCGAGGAGAACCTTCCGCACGTGAGGCCGCGGCCGCGGCTGATCAGGATTCGGGTCAGGGATGCGGATCAATGGGTCGCCGCGAGGGCGTCGGGGGCACTCGCGAGGCGCAGGGCCGCGGTGGAGGCCCGGAGAGGAGCAGCGTCATGA
- a CDS encoding IS3 family transposase, with protein sequence MTVELVDEAVARGATRADAAKTLGIHARTVARWKAQGGGQDGREGPRHEPAHKLTEAERKRIVEVSTSPAFRDLSPKQIVPLLADQGVYMASESSFYRVLRAEGLMNHRGKARPAKAQKPRERVATGPNQVWCWDITYLRSPVRGAFFYLYLVLDIYSRKIVGYRVEEDECMELAAELVERTCEAEQADPGKLVLHADNGGPMKGSTMLATFQRLGVVPSFSRPRVSDDNPYAEAMFRTLKYRPEYPRRPFQSIGEARAWVEGFVRWYNLEHLHSALRFVTPEDRRAGRDAGILGKRDGVYQRARRKHPRRSPHRGGGLRRSSGYGRARSVIPPSQAAPPPSPYSASPSHLPPRAPSTASAPRPPPPPPPTTSQSSPSSP encoded by the coding sequence GTGACCGTCGAGCTCGTCGACGAGGCGGTCGCGCGCGGCGCCACGCGCGCAGACGCCGCCAAGACACTCGGCATCCACGCGCGCACGGTGGCGCGCTGGAAGGCCCAGGGAGGCGGCCAGGACGGCCGAGAAGGGCCGCGGCACGAGCCTGCGCACAAGCTCACGGAGGCCGAGCGCAAGCGCATCGTGGAGGTCTCCACGAGCCCGGCGTTCCGCGACCTGTCGCCAAAGCAGATCGTGCCGCTGCTCGCGGACCAGGGCGTGTACATGGCCTCGGAATCGAGCTTCTATCGGGTTTTACGGGCCGAGGGGCTCATGAATCACCGGGGCAAGGCTCGGCCGGCGAAGGCGCAAAAGCCACGCGAGCGCGTGGCCACGGGGCCGAATCAGGTCTGGTGCTGGGACATCACGTACCTGCGCAGCCCGGTACGGGGAGCGTTTTTCTATCTGTATCTCGTGCTGGACATCTACAGCCGGAAGATCGTGGGATATCGGGTCGAGGAGGACGAGTGCATGGAGCTCGCCGCGGAGCTCGTGGAGCGGACGTGCGAGGCCGAGCAGGCCGATCCCGGGAAGCTCGTGCTGCACGCTGATAACGGAGGGCCGATGAAGGGCTCGACGATGCTGGCGACGTTTCAGCGGCTCGGCGTGGTGCCGTCGTTCAGCCGGCCGCGCGTGAGCGACGACAACCCCTACGCCGAGGCGATGTTCCGGACGCTGAAGTATCGGCCGGAGTATCCGCGGAGGCCATTCCAGAGCATCGGCGAGGCCAGGGCGTGGGTGGAGGGTTTCGTGCGCTGGTACAATCTCGAGCACCTGCACAGCGCATTGCGGTTCGTGACGCCGGAGGACCGGCGCGCAGGGCGCGATGCGGGCATCCTCGGGAAGCGGGACGGCGTGTACCAGCGAGCCCGCAGGAAGCACCCACGGCGCTCACCGCATCGGGGAGGCGGGCTTCGGCGATCAAGCGGCTACGGCAGAGCGAGATCAGTGATACCGCCCTCGCAAGCTGCTCCACCTCCCTCGCCGTATAGTGCCTCTCCGTCACATCTCCCACCGCGTGCCCCATCAACCGCTTCCGCACCCCGTCCGCCACCCCCGCCTCCTCCAACCACGTCGCAAAGCTCGCCCTCGTCGCCCTGA
- a CDS encoding class I SAM-dependent methyltransferase gives MSNKYTNVSEAERLGVAGYSRAGLAIYDALVYGITSPYFWDCPGHILLAHYNRYISNNHLDVGVGTGYMLDHCTFTSPSPRVCLLDLSPNPLAKTARRIARYRPKTIQGSVLSPIPFDGEPFDSIGTNYMIHCVPGSIPEKAVLFDHLGALLAPSGVIFGSTVLGEGVPTNSRARRALPILNQKGTFSNLRDNEADLRHALEARFDDVSMRVVGMVALFSARKRAAAK, from the coding sequence ATGAGCAACAAATACACGAACGTCAGCGAGGCCGAGCGGTTGGGTGTCGCCGGTTACTCGCGCGCCGGCTTGGCGATCTACGACGCGCTGGTGTACGGCATCACGTCGCCTTACTTCTGGGATTGCCCGGGGCACATCCTGCTTGCCCATTACAATCGGTACATCTCGAACAACCACCTCGACGTGGGCGTGGGCACCGGGTACATGCTCGACCATTGCACGTTCACGTCGCCCTCGCCGCGCGTCTGCCTGCTCGACTTGAGCCCGAACCCGCTCGCGAAGACGGCGAGGCGGATCGCGCGGTATCGCCCGAAGACGATCCAGGGCAGCGTGCTCTCGCCGATACCGTTCGACGGCGAGCCGTTCGACTCGATCGGGACGAACTACATGATCCATTGTGTACCTGGGTCGATCCCGGAGAAGGCGGTGCTCTTCGATCACCTGGGCGCGTTGCTCGCGCCTTCGGGCGTGATCTTCGGCAGCACGGTGCTCGGCGAGGGCGTCCCCACGAATAGCCGCGCGCGCAGGGCGCTTCCGATCCTGAATCAGAAGGGCACGTTCTCGAACCTTCGAGACAACGAGGCGGACCTGCGCCACGCCCTGGAGGCGCGGTTCGACGACGTTTCCATGCGCGTCGTCGGCATGGTAGCGCTGTTCTCTGCGCGCAAGCGCGCCGCCGCCAAGTAA